From the Euphorbia lathyris chromosome 6, ddEupLath1.1, whole genome shotgun sequence genome, one window contains:
- the LOC136231989 gene encoding uncharacterized protein isoform X1, with translation MKKRNQTNAMDSKDHEWSFKNIMKDIENFGTERMTWKEKKDMNNRRVVSLGGKPPKKQGLPLSVARIQMKTQKEREEKILQENMILGRFGGKFGSSNKRSTEKRKPEDRVLKTTVGYFKNGVLDVKHMLNTASCRGDDISNHMVDIAGKKMYKGKGKQNQGKKRGGGCKKRQCLIYL, from the exons atgaagaagagaAATCAAACAAATGCTATGGATAGCAAGGACCATGAGTGGTCTTTCAAAAATATTATGAAAGACATTGAAAATTTCG GTACAGAACGCATGACATGGAAGGAGAAGAAGGACATGAATAACCGCAGAGTAGTCTCCCTTGGTGGAAAG CCTCCAAAGAAACAAGGACTGCCTTTAAGTGTAGCACGTATACAAATGAAGACGCAAAAGGAAAGAGAGGAGAAAATTCTTCAAGAG AACATGATTCTTGGGAGATTTGGAGGTAAATTTGGTAGCAGTAATAAGAGATCAACCGAGAAGCGGAAACCGGAAGACAGAGTGCTGAAGACAACAGTTGGGTATTTCAAAAATGGTGTACTTGATGTGAAGCATATGTTGAATACAGCCTCATGCAGAGGTGATGATATCAGTAATCACATGGTTGATATAGCAGGGAAGAAGATGTATAAGGGAAAAGGTAAGCAAAACCAGGGAAAGAAGAGAGGTGGTGGCTGTAAGAAACGCCAATGTCTTATTTACctctaa
- the LOC136231989 gene encoding uncharacterized protein isoform X2: MTWKEKKDMNNRRVVSLGGKPPKKQGLPLSVARIQMKTQKEREEKILQENMILGRFGGKFGSSNKRSTEKRKPEDRVLKTTVGYFKNGVLDVKHMLNTASCRGDDISNHMVDIAGKKMYKGKGKQNQGKKRGGGCKKRQCLIYL, translated from the exons ATGACATGGAAGGAGAAGAAGGACATGAATAACCGCAGAGTAGTCTCCCTTGGTGGAAAG CCTCCAAAGAAACAAGGACTGCCTTTAAGTGTAGCACGTATACAAATGAAGACGCAAAAGGAAAGAGAGGAGAAAATTCTTCAAGAG AACATGATTCTTGGGAGATTTGGAGGTAAATTTGGTAGCAGTAATAAGAGATCAACCGAGAAGCGGAAACCGGAAGACAGAGTGCTGAAGACAACAGTTGGGTATTTCAAAAATGGTGTACTTGATGTGAAGCATATGTTGAATACAGCCTCATGCAGAGGTGATGATATCAGTAATCACATGGTTGATATAGCAGGGAAGAAGATGTATAAGGGAAAAGGTAAGCAAAACCAGGGAAAGAAGAGAGGTGGTGGCTGTAAGAAACGCCAATGTCTTATTTACctctaa